CCTGATCGTGGGCCTGGGATCGGTGACCAACTTCTACCGCATTCCGGGGCTGGCCGAGAACGCCGCCGAACTCAAGGAACTCAAGGACGCCGATCAGATCTTCGATTACGTCAACCGCACCTACGACGCGGGCTACAGCGGCAACCGCGACATCGTGGTGGGCGGCGCAGGCCTGACTGGCGTAGAACTCGTCACCGAGCTGGCGCAGCGCAACGAGTCGCTGAGCAAAGCGCGCGGCATCGCCCCGTTCAAGATTTACCTGGTCGAAGCGGGCCCGGCCATCCTGCCGGTCATCGACGCTGCCCTGCGCGTCAAGGCCGAGAAGGTGCTGCGTGACTACGGCATCGAGATTCTGACCGGCAACCGCTTGATGCAGGCCACTGCCGACAGCGTCACGGTGCAGACCGCCGACGGCCAGCAGCGCGTCATCGCCGCGGGCAAGATCATCTGGACCGGCGGCATTCAGGCGCGCGACATCGTCAAGGCCCAGAACATCAAGAAGGGCCCCGGCGGACGCATCGTGGTGGACAACGACCTGCGGATTCCCGAGTACCCCGACGTGTTCGTGGTCGGCGACATGAGCCTGGCGCTCAATCAGCAGGACAAGCCGGTGCCCACCACTGCCCAGCACGCCGGGCAGCAGGGCCGCCTGACCGGCGACAACCTGATGCGGATGGTGCGCGGTCAGCCGCTGCATGCCTACGTGCCCAGCACCCTGGGCGAGTTCGTCAGCCTGGGCGGCATCATGGCCGTCGGCTGGATGAAGTTGCCCTGGAACCAGAAGCTCGCCATCACCGGCGGCCTGGCCCACGTGATGAAGCGCGCCTCCGAGTGGAGATGGCGGGCCAGCATCGAGTAACAGCTTTCGATTTGACTTTCAGGAGTGGACACGGCGTCCGCTCCTTTTTTGGGTTCGAGCAGACCAACACCCACCCGGGCGAGATGTCGCTGAAACGGGTTCCGTTTAGTTCTACTCCTGTCGGTCAGATTGAATCCTTTTCTAACAACGATTCAATCCGCGTCCGGATGACCTCCGGTCCGGTCCGGCGTGTACTGGCAACAGAGAAGGTCAGACACGCTACACTGCTCAATATATGTTGCGGGGCGACCTGACTGAATTTCCACTTCTGAACGTGCTCCAGATGCTGACCAACGGCGCGGCGAGCGGTAGGGTACACGTCTCGCATCCGCGCGGCGGCGATCTGTGGTTGCAGGGCGGCGAGGTCGTTCACGCCGAAGCGCTCACCCGTGAAGGCGACGATGCCCTCGATCTGCTGGCCTCGGTCAACGGCGGCGAGTTCACCTTCGACCCGGCGCAGCCTGCGCCCAAGCGCACTGTCGAGATGCGGCGCACATCGCTGCTGAGGCATCTCAGCGTCAGCAGCGACGACTGGCGCGAGTTGCTGCGCTTCTTTCCCTACTGGGACCGCCCGCTGACCTTCACACCGCGCTGGTCCGAACAGCAGCCGGTGACCCGCTCGCAGTTTCGCACCCTCAATCAGGTGGGCAAGCTGCCGCTGGGCGATCTGGTGGCCCAGAGCGATCTCTCGCCGCGCGCCACCCTGGAACTGCTGCGCCCTTTCGTGCAGTCGGGCCTGGTCGATTCCGGCGCACGCCTCTGAACAGCCTGGCGCAGGCCCTTTCAGCGCAGATCTCCGCTTCGTGACCTCGCCGGGCGGGCCAGCGGCCTTCGCCCAGGGCTGAGCGGTGCCCGCGCCCACCTCGCTTCGCACCATCTGCACCGTGCCGCTGACGCCTGGCCACAATCCGCACGACCCGGCGCTGTGGGAGCGGGTCTTCCGGGGCTGGCAGGTGCGGTGGCTGCCCGGCTCAGAACCCGGTGCAGATGTGGAGCGGGCCGTCGCGCTCGTCAAGACCGAAGACCAGGCGCAGGTGCGGCGCGGCGCGCTCGTCTATGCCCGCTGGCCGCAGGCGGACTTGGCCCTGCCTGCGCTGGTCAATCTCACGGACGACAGACAGTTCGTGACGGTGCGGGTCTTCGCCACGTATCTCACTGAAGTTCAGCGCCTCGCCGAACAGCTCACCGAAGCGATGCTGCGCGAGTCGGCCTTCGATTTCGGGCCGGGCGTACGGGTGTCGCTGGCCATCAGCGTCGGCGGCGTGCGGGCCGATCTGACCAGCGGGCGGGTGCAGGTGCGGCACGGCAGCGCCCTGAAAGGCTTTTACGACACCAACAAATATGCGCTCAACACCACCCTGGTCGTGCTGATTTCGACCCTGCTGATTTTCGTGCTGGTCACGCCGGACGGCAACTTCACGCCGCTGGACAAGTTCTACGGCCTGATGGAGCGTATTCTTTCGGCCGTACTGCTCAACAGCCTGCTGCTGGCCTCGCAGTTTCTGTTTTTTGCCCGTCACCGCCGCGTCATCGACTGGGAAAAGCCCTGATACCGCCGGACGTGGCAGACTGGCCGCATGCCCCGTATCTGGAAATTCGGCGACAGCGTCAACACCGACGACATCCTGCCCGGCAAGTTCGCTCCATTCATGGCCGGTGAGGACCTGTTTCAGACCTACGCCTTTCACTACATCCGCCCAGAGTTCGCCGCCGAGGTGCGGCCCGGCGACGTGCTGATCGGAGGCCGCAACTGGGGCCTGGGCAGCAGCCGCGAGTACGCCCCGGCGGCCCTCAAGAAACTGGGGGTGGGCGGCATCATCGCGCCGAGCTTCGCCCGCATCCATTACCGCAACCTGCTCAACCTCGGCATTCCCGCCTTCGAGGCCGATCTGCTCGGTTCTCTCAACGACGGTGACGAGGTGACGCTCGATATTGAGACCGGTAGACTCACACGCAGCGCAGACACCTTTCAGCTGACCCCGCCGCCCGCCTTTCTGACCGAGGCGCTCAAGGAAGGCAGCATTCTGGCGTTCTACAAAAAGCACCAGCGCTTTCCCGGCGAGCCGCCCACTCCAGATCAGGCGTGAGGGCAAGGTAAACTGAACCTATGGCTATTCTGGAAATTGACTGCCCCGTTTGCGGGGAGGTGCTGGAACTCACCGGCGAGGACCGAAGCGAACTCGAAGTCGGTGACGCCATCGTCTGCGAGAACTGCAATGCCGAGATGGAAGTGGTCCGCAACGAGGGCCAGGATTTCGAGGTCGAACTGCTGGGCATTCTGACGACCTGTCCCAACTGCCACCAGGAATTCGACGTAACCGAGGAGATGCTGGCCGCCGCTCCCACCGTGCAGGACGGGAGCGGCCAGGAAACCAGCCTGGTGCGCTGCCCACACTGCCAGGCCGGGGTGGAGCTTTCGTTTGAGGAACAGCCGGAAGACCAACTCGGAACCTGAGCTTACCCGTTTCGGGTTGCGGTCTAGGCAATTCCGTTTGAAAAGCAAAAGCCGTTGTAACCTATCAAGCGCAAAGGGACCCACTGGGTTCAGGAGGAAACTATGGCAACCATCAAATTCGAAAGCCCCGAGAGCGGCGCGATCATCGAACTCGACAACCCCGAACTCGGCGAACTGGTCATTGACGAAGACACCGGCGCAGAGCTGGAAGTCGTCAGCCTCGACCCCCCGCGCCTGGCCCCGGCTCCGCAAGAAGCCGAGGACTGGGGAGAGTGAGGACTGAGGCCAGGGCAGCCACCCGCCGCCCTGGCCTCGTTTTCTCAGCACAGCTATGGCCGAACTTGCTGTTCTTTATGACCGCGTGCGCCCCGACGAGAAGATGCTCTTCGAAGCGCTCGACGGCCTCGGCGTGCCCTACGACAAGGTGTTCACGCCGCAACTGAGCGTGACCTTCCCCGACGGCAAGAACGCGGGCGATCAGGTGCCGTGGAAGGTGGCGCTGGAACGCTGCGTCTCGCAGTCGCGCGGCCACGCCGTGACGCGGGCGCTCGAAGGTTTGGGCGTGCGGGTCATCAACCCCAGCCACGTGATCGAGTTGTGCGGCGACAAGCTGGCGACCAACGCCGCCATGAGCCGGGCCGGGTTGCCGACGCCGAAAACCGGTGTGGCCTTCACGCCCGAGAGCGCCCTGGCACTGATCGAGCGCATCGGCTACCCGGTGGTCATGAAGCCCACGGTGGGCAGCTGGGGGCGGATGGTCAGCAAGCTCAATGACCGCGACGCCGCCGAAGCCGTGATCGAGCATAAGGACGTGCTGGGAGGCCCACAACACCAGATCTTTTATGTTCAGGAACTCATTCAGAAGCCCGAGCGCGATATCCGCGCCTTCGTGGTGGGCGGCGAGTGCATCGGAGCGATCTACCGCACCAGTGAACACTGGATCACCAACACGGCGCGCGGCGCGAAGGCCAGCAAGTGCGAGCTGACCCCGGAAATCACCGAGTTGGCCCTGCGGGCGGCCAAGGCGGTCGAGGGCGAGATCGTGGCGATTGATCTGGTGGAAGACCCAGCGCGGGGCCTGCTGGTCATCGAGATCAACCACACCATGGAATTCAAGAACTCGGTCAGCACCACCGGGGTCAACATTCCCCGCTTGATGGGCGAGTACGCCATCCGGCAGTTGGGGCAGTAGACAGTTGGCACAGTAGATCAAATTCTGAGTTTCAGATTCTGCCCGCCACCTGTGCGGGCGTTTTCATTCCCGCTCCTTCTGCGGCCCGGCCCAC
This portion of the Deinococcus rubellus genome encodes:
- a CDS encoding NAD(P)/FAD-dependent oxidoreductase; the encoded protein is MKTIILGAGYAGLAVATKLKPHPDLDVTLVEQNPYHTFETRLHEAAAHNTKVTVPLAPLLRGTGVKLDLAVISEVNLDTKEVKTKDGPTYHYDTLIVGLGSVTNFYRIPGLAENAAELKELKDADQIFDYVNRTYDAGYSGNRDIVVGGAGLTGVELVTELAQRNESLSKARGIAPFKIYLVEAGPAILPVIDAALRVKAEKVLRDYGIEILTGNRLMQATADSVTVQTADGQQRVIAAGKIIWTGGIQARDIVKAQNIKKGPGGRIVVDNDLRIPEYPDVFVVGDMSLALNQQDKPVPTTAQHAGQQGRLTGDNLMRMVRGQPLHAYVPSTLGEFVSLGGIMAVGWMKLPWNQKLAITGGLAHVMKRASEWRWRASIE
- a CDS encoding DUF4388 domain-containing protein, whose protein sequence is MLRGDLTEFPLLNVLQMLTNGAASGRVHVSHPRGGDLWLQGGEVVHAEALTREGDDALDLLASVNGGEFTFDPAQPAPKRTVEMRRTSLLRHLSVSSDDWRELLRFFPYWDRPLTFTPRWSEQQPVTRSQFRTLNQVGKLPLGDLVAQSDLSPRATLELLRPFVQSGLVDSGARL
- a CDS encoding LeuD/DmdB family oxidoreductase small subunit, giving the protein MPRIWKFGDSVNTDDILPGKFAPFMAGEDLFQTYAFHYIRPEFAAEVRPGDVLIGGRNWGLGSSREYAPAALKKLGVGGIIAPSFARIHYRNLLNLGIPAFEADLLGSLNDGDEVTLDIETGRLTRSADTFQLTPPPAFLTEALKEGSILAFYKKHQRFPGEPPTPDQA
- a CDS encoding zinc-ribbon domain-containing protein, which gives rise to MAILEIDCPVCGEVLELTGEDRSELEVGDAIVCENCNAEMEVVRNEGQDFEVELLGILTTCPNCHQEFDVTEEMLAAAPTVQDGSGQETSLVRCPHCQAGVELSFEEQPEDQLGT
- the lysW gene encoding lysine biosynthesis protein LysW, with amino-acid sequence MATIKFESPESGAIIELDNPELGELVIDEDTGAELEVVSLDPPRLAPAPQEAEDWGE
- the lysX gene encoding lysine biosynthesis protein LysX yields the protein MAELAVLYDRVRPDEKMLFEALDGLGVPYDKVFTPQLSVTFPDGKNAGDQVPWKVALERCVSQSRGHAVTRALEGLGVRVINPSHVIELCGDKLATNAAMSRAGLPTPKTGVAFTPESALALIERIGYPVVMKPTVGSWGRMVSKLNDRDAAEAVIEHKDVLGGPQHQIFYVQELIQKPERDIRAFVVGGECIGAIYRTSEHWITNTARGAKASKCELTPEITELALRAAKAVEGEIVAIDLVEDPARGLLVIEINHTMEFKNSVSTTGVNIPRLMGEYAIRQLGQ